The following are from one region of the Arachis duranensis cultivar V14167 chromosome 10, aradu.V14167.gnm2.J7QH, whole genome shotgun sequence genome:
- the LOC107469709 gene encoding protein PLANT CADMIUM RESISTANCE 2 isoform X5, which produces MSMYPAVDEAETYAIQGHNPGGYVIPAPAVPNYGTSHPYAAPYLTGGIRGPLQLQRWSTGLCRCFDDPANCVVTCFCPCITFGQIAEIVSKGTSTCTCEGAIYGALALIGFPCLYSCFYRSKMRAQYELPEAPCMDCLVHFCCETCALCQEYRELKNRGIDLSIDILMHVGFARCIEELQ; this is translated from the exons ATGTCCATGTACCCAGCAGTAGATGAAGCAGAGACATATGCAATTCAAGGCCATAATCCTGGTGGTTATGTCATACCAGCGCCGGCAGTTCCAAACTATGGTACATCACATCCTTATGCTGCTCCATACCTCACCGGCGGCATCAGAGGACCTCTCCAGTTGCAGCGTTGGTCCACCGGTCTCTGCCGTTGTTTTGATGATCCTGCAAACT gtGTGGTCACTTGCTTCTGCCCTTGTATTACTTTTGGACAAATAGCAGAGATAGTAAGTAAAGGAACTTCAA CATGCACATGTGAGGGAGCTATTTATGGGGCACTGGCTCTTATTGGGTTTCCATGCTTGTATTCATGCTTTTACCGCTCAAAGATGAGGGCACAATATGAGTTGCCAGAGGCACCTTGTATGGACTGCTTAGTTCATTTCTGTTGTGAAACTTGTGCTCTCTGTCAAGAATATAGAGAGCTAAAAAACCGTGGAATTGACTTGAGCATAG